Sequence from the Lysobacter solisilvae genome:
GACTTGGTGGACTCGGTCACGCAAAGCTCCTGAAAAAAGCACGCCACAGGGAGGGCCGCGACGTGGTGGGAGAACATCTGGAGGATTCGCGGTGCGCCGCCGCGACATGCGAATTATCGCATAAGCGTTCGGGCACGCAGCCTGGTTTGCAGGTCGCGGCGCCCCACGCGAATAGAGCGACTGCTCCAAAAAACGCCGTGCGGCCAACCATCTCCAGCAGGCGCGCAGCCGCATTGCTGGCCTGCTACGGACCGGGAAGCCGCGGCCCTGCGTTGATGCGCCCCGGCGCATGGGCCGTCCGCCCCACCTGGGAGTTGCCGCCGCCCACGGCAGGTGGCGCGGCGATTGCCGAGCCGGCAAACGACGACGGCCGCCGGACGGCGGCCGTTGAGGACCATCCGGGCGTGCAGGTCAGGTCCGGGGCGGAGCAGCCGTGATGATGGCGAGGTCGAGCCGCACTGACCGACCGGGATCACTCAGGGACTAGCGCTTGCTGCGCTGTACCGGGAGACCGCATCCCGTGTCGCTGCGTAATGGCGAGGGGGCGGCCAGGGTGCCGCGGTCTGCCGGGTGGGCGGCCCGATGGCCGTACCGGCACGCAAACGACAACGGCCGCCTGACGGCAGCCGTTGAGGACCATCCGAACCGGAGCGCGCGGGTCGCGAAGGCGACTCGGTGCGGACGGCCGTGGATGGCGTGGGCGATCCGCGCGGATGCGCGGACCGACCGGGATCACTTCTGGGAGTAGCGCTTGCGGAACTTGTCCACGCGGCCGCCGGTATCCATGATCTTGTGCTTGCCCGTGTAGAACGGGTGCGACGCGGACGAGATGTCCAGCTTGATCAGCGGGTATTCGTTGCCGTCTTCCCACTTGATCGATTCCTTGCTGCCAAGGGTCGAGCGGGTGAGGAACGCGAACTCGGTGGTCACGTCCTGGAAAACGACTTCGCGGTATTCGGGATGGATGCCGGCTTTCATGGCAACGCACCAATTCGTTCGGGAAAGCGGAGCAGTATAGCGGCCCCTTCCGGCGGGGGCAAGTCGAATTCAAGCCGCCGTCAGGGCCGCCTGGATGAGGGCCTCGAACCGGGCCTGGTCGTAGCGCATCAGGATGCGGACGTGGTCCGGCCGACCCTCCTCGCGCCGCCAGTCGACCACGGTCGCGCCGCGGGCATGCCGGCCCTGCAGTTCCACGGCCAGGGCCCGCTCTTCGACCTCCAGCGCCGCTTGGGGGTCCAGCGCATACGCCATGGCCAGGCCGTCGGCCGATTGCCAGTGCGAACCGCGCCGCTCGCCGGCCCAGGCCCGCGTCTGGCGGGAAATGGCTTCGTAGAAGCGCGCCCGGGGCGCGTCGGCGGCCAGCCAGGCGTTGACGTGCGTGTGCGCCAGGCCGTGGGCGAGCGTGGCTTCCCAGTCGCACAGGTCGATCATCGGGAAGGCCTCGAACACAAGGTGGGCGGCCTCCGGATCGAAGGCGATGTTGAACTCGGCGGCCGCCGTGATGTTGCCGTGGGCGGTAACCGCGCCGCCCATCACCACGCAGCGCGCCACGCGCGAGGGCAGCGTCGGATCCAGCTTGAGCGCGAGCGCAAGATTCGTCAGCGGACCCAGCGCCACCAGCAGCAGTCGCCCGGCATGCTCGTGCGAGAGCCGCAGGATGGCCAGTGCGGCGTGTTCGGCCTCGGCCTGGCGGGTGGCCGGTTCATAACCCGTGTCGCCGAACCCGTCGCGGCCGTGCACGTAGGCGGCGTCGCGCGCCGGATGCAGCAGGGGCGCGGCGCAGCCGGCGAACACCGGCGTGTCCACGCCCGCGACCTCGCACAGCTTGAGCGCGTTGGCGACGGTGTGGACCAGACCCACGTTGCCCGCGGCGATCGTCAGCCCGACCACTTCGTGGCGCGGGTCGTTGAAGGCCATGAGCAGGGCCAGCGCGTCGTCCACGCCAGGGTCGGTATCGATCAGCAGCGGGATGCGGGGATTCATGCCGCCATTATGCCGCCGCGACGCCATTGGACGCGGCGGCCGCGCCAACGCGATGCAGGACGCCCTCATAGCGCAGGAGCGTGCCCAGCCCCGGCCAGGCGACGCCGACCTCGAAGCAATAGCGGCCACTGGAATCGATGCGCTTGCATGCGCGCATGCGCGGACGCAGCAGCGCGGGCAACGGCAGCGGCCCGATCCGGGCAGCTTGAAGCTGCCAACACCATCCGCCCCCTGCCTGGATCGACACCGCCAGTTGCAGACGGATGGCACCGGTCTGCTCGATCCAGTGCCCACCGGGAAAATGGCCGACCGGAAGGAACACTGAGCACCGCTCGCTGCCATCGTCGAACGCACGTCCCCAGCGCATGCCGTCGGGCCCGTGGCTCACCCGCACGCGCATTGTGGCCTCGCGGCGATCCAGTGGGAGGCCCAGCCCGCGCGCGAGACGACGCCCGAACAGCCCGGCCAGGCCGCGGCCCAGGGTGATGCGCGCGGGGCCCTCGAGACACCCGCCTTCGCGATGCAGCGCCCGCAGCGCCGGATGCAGGCGGCCCAGATCCGGGCCGAACCAGGCGGCGGCGCTCGTGACCGGCCGGACGGCCATCGGTCAGGCCGACGCGTAGCGCGCGGCGCCACCGACCCAGCGCGCGACGATGCGCTCGGCCAGTACGGGCGCCTGCTCGAGCAGGCGCGCACCGACCTCGTGCACCAGCGGGAGCAGGTCGGCGTCGCGGGCGAGGTCGGCCACGCGGAACCCGGCCAGGCCAGTCTGCCGCGTGCCCAGCAGTTCACCAGGGACCGCGCAGTTCCAGGTCCTTTTCCGCGATGACGAAACCATCGTTGGTCTCGCGCATCGTTTCCAGCCGCTCCCGCGCCAGCTGCGACAAGGGCGACTGATACAGCAGCACGCAGCTGGAAGCCGCACTGCCCCGCCCCACCCGGCCCCGCAGCTGGTGCAGCTGCGCCAGCCCCAGCCGCTCGGCGTTCTCGATGATCATCAGCGATGCGTTGGGCACGTCGACGCCGACCTCGATCACGGTCGTGGCCACCAGCAGGTCGATCGCGCCGTCCTTGAAGGCGCGCATGGTGGACTGCTTCTCCGCGCCCTTCATGCGGCCATGGACGAGGCCGACTCGCACACCGGCCAGCTGCCGGGACAGGTCCTCGAACGTGGTCTGCGCCGCCTGCGCCACGACTTCGTCGGAGTCGTCGATCAGCGTGCACACCCAGTAGGCCTGCCGCCCCTGGGCGCAGGCCTCGCGGATGCGCTCGACCAGTTCCGGGCGCCGCTGGC
This genomic interval carries:
- a CDS encoding type B 50S ribosomal protein L31, which translates into the protein MKAGIHPEYREVVFQDVTTEFAFLTRSTLGSKESIKWEDGNEYPLIKLDISSASHPFYTGKHKIMDTGGRVDKFRKRYSQK
- a CDS encoding DUF4166 domain-containing protein translates to MAVRPVTSAAAWFGPDLGRLHPALRALHREGGCLEGPARITLGRGLAGLFGRRLARGLGLPLDRREATMRVRVSHGPDGMRWGRAFDDGSERCSVFLPVGHFPGGHWIEQTGAIRLQLAVSIQAGGGWCWQLQAARIGPLPLPALLRPRMRACKRIDSSGRYCFEVGVAWPGLGTLLRYEGVLHRVGAAAASNGVAAA
- a CDS encoding nucleoside hydrolase codes for the protein MNPRIPLLIDTDPGVDDALALLMAFNDPRHEVVGLTIAAGNVGLVHTVANALKLCEVAGVDTPVFAGCAAPLLHPARDAAYVHGRDGFGDTGYEPATRQAEAEHAALAILRLSHEHAGRLLLVALGPLTNLALALKLDPTLPSRVARCVVMGGAVTAHGNITAAAEFNIAFDPEAAHLVFEAFPMIDLCDWEATLAHGLAHTHVNAWLAADAPRARFYEAISRQTRAWAGERRGSHWQSADGLAMAYALDPQAALEVEERALAVELQGRHARGATVVDWRREEGRPDHVRILMRYDQARFEALIQAALTAA